The DNA window TGAtggatttttagtttttttaccACCGACAGACAGCACAGCTCGACTTTCAAACATCAAGAGCCAGCAACATTCAGGAATGTCTTTCAGCTTTCAATAAACACGTCAGCAAACAACGTTACAGAGGGGCTTTGTCTCAATCCTAAAATAGTATCTCCATCAATGGAcgttatattttttattctggttTAATGAAGCAAATTATTTGGTCACCTGCTTGAAGCACAAACTATACCATAGCAATAAAACCTGTGTTGCAGAAAATACAGAGAACTAGAATGATAAAAGAGgggagggaagagaggggggggggactcttAAGGTGCAACTTATCATGAATCCACTGTCTGAATGTATGATTGAAGATGAAGCGGAGAAGCTAGACTAAACAGATgaaagtgattttttattttaaatctatgAACTAAAGCTCTGAACATGTGTGACAATTTGTATCTATCTTTTAAAACCATCAAATTGgagcttttctcttttttttgtgtggttaaaatgttctcctttttttattatcatatatTCAGTTGTTTTCCCTCGGacctgaaatgtgtttgtttttttttttgacaccgAGCATTCAGTCTTTGTAATTTTTGTAATTGcacttagaaataaaaaatatatatacacacaaaaatccCGTTATAAATGAGCCTCACTGTGCTCCTTGTAATTGTTTGAAATCAGATTAGCaaactttgttgtgttttttttgttttgtttctgggaTATATGATATCCCAAAAATGGCATATGAGGATTTGTTGATGTCTCAATATAAACACtcaggttattttttttcttaaattcttGTATTAATTAAACAACTGAAACCTGGTACCCCGCAGGTAAACACGTTGACGCTCAAATTCCAGAGAAAAGCGTAGAAGGTTCTTGGTCTTCTCCTGTGGGTTTTGACGTTAAGCACTGTCTGtcacaggctgcagagagaacagTGGAGAGCAATTGTTAATCCATTTCTCTCacaatgtttcattttcttacaaaagaaacatatacatacatactggTTCTCTTGACCTGTATCAAAGTCCCCATAACTTGATGTTTCTAGGTCTAAAACAACAAtgcccatgtgtgtgtctcaccttcTCGGCTGTGAGCTTGCCTCCTGCCACAGCGTTCTCCTGGTTCTCTGTTTTCGACTCGCTCTGAGAGGAGGGAGCCAACGCCTTAGGAGCTGCCACATCATTGAGCTTTGGCTCTGTGTTCAACTTGTTGCCGTCTACTTTAGAGTCACCTCCTGCCTCTGGATCTTTCGGCCGCTTGGATGaagcctaaaaaaaagaagaaagaaagggtTTTACAGAGATCAGAGTGCTCAACAATCAGGCCCTCTCAGTCTGTTTCTGATAGGCTCAGAGACTAAATCTTACCTCTGTGGACTCCTCTGCTTTTCGCTTGGCTCCTCCCCTCTCGTTCTTCTCGTCGATGACCAGGGCCCCTTCATCCTCGTCGCTGCTGCCTTCAGCTTCAGCTTTCTCTGAACCACCGGTATCCCCTGCTGGTTCTGATGCATTCTCTTTCTTTGATGACTGAGGGGAGAAATACAAATGTTAAGGGAAATATATTTAATAGTTAGATCGACCAAGAGCACTACACAAAACCTTGATGTTGTCCTGTGTTGGTAAAACAGAGTAATCATCTGGCACGAAATCCAAATATGCTGCTGTACTAATAGTTCATACAAACAGAGAATGGTAAAGAGGGGATGACTGgtcttgagttttttttggCTTGCTGGTTAAACAAGCCATTTATACACAATGCACGGTTGGCCCATTAGTTGTGTTTAGCTGCATTATGTGGAAAAGCaacacagcaacagaaaatgAAGTGAAATTAAGAAAtgggttttgtttttacttcaatCGTACTGCTCCCTGTTTACAATACCTCAACCAAAATATTTTCCTACCATGCCAAgaacacacaaatgaaatgatttaCT is part of the Labrus mixtus chromosome 16, fLabMix1.1, whole genome shotgun sequence genome and encodes:
- the LOC132990853 gene encoding hepatoma-derived growth factor-like; the protein is MPRSNRQREYKPGDLVFAKMKGYPHWPARIDELPEGAVKSPSNKYQVFFFGTHETAFLGAKDLLPYDENKEKLGKPNKRKGFSEGLWEIENNPTVTHEGSKSSKKENASEPAGDTGGSEKAEAEGSSDEDEGALVIDEKNERGGAKRKAEESTEASSKRPKDPEAGGDSKVDGNKLNTEPKLNDVAAPKALAPSSQSESKTENQENAVAGGKLTAEKPVTDSA